The proteins below come from a single Chryseobacterium capnotolerans genomic window:
- a CDS encoding DNA topoisomerase IB, with the protein MEKNTDLEIISHLKPSKIVKIMKDPEASAKAVHLIYTTDAETDGITRKKTGKKYSYYKDGEKIRDKDEIIRINKLVIPPAWENVWICALENGHLQATGFDVKKRKQYRYHPLWSALRNHTKFYRMLQFGYALPDIRLHIEQDLALRNFEKRKILALIVSLMQRTNIRIGNTIYEKLYGSFGLTTLKDKHVEIKGQKITFSFKGKKGIMHHVDLRSKRLARLVQKCKDIPGKELFQYLDDEGNRHSIDSGMVNDYIKEISGEDFTAKDFRTWSGTVNALIAFKEIGYAENDTQYKKNVKEALDIVAEHLGNTNTVCRKYYVHPLVINLYENNTIKKYLDELEIIEENDGKADLTQEEKLVIKMLENEKL; encoded by the coding sequence ATGGAGAAGAATACAGATTTAGAAATTATTTCTCACCTGAAACCATCAAAGATTGTTAAAATCATGAAGGATCCGGAAGCTTCTGCAAAGGCGGTACATCTTATTTATACCACCGATGCAGAAACTGACGGAATCACTCGTAAAAAAACAGGCAAGAAGTATTCTTATTATAAGGATGGAGAAAAAATCCGCGATAAGGATGAAATAATAAGAATTAATAAACTTGTCATTCCCCCGGCTTGGGAAAATGTATGGATTTGTGCTTTAGAAAATGGGCATCTCCAGGCCACAGGTTTTGATGTCAAAAAAAGGAAACAGTACCGTTATCATCCTTTATGGAGTGCTTTGAGAAATCATACAAAATTCTACAGAATGCTTCAGTTCGGGTATGCATTACCAGATATAAGACTTCATATCGAGCAGGATCTTGCCTTAAGAAATTTTGAAAAACGGAAAATCCTCGCCCTGATCGTCAGTCTTATGCAAAGAACGAATATCCGTATCGGCAATACTATTTATGAGAAACTATATGGTTCGTTCGGACTTACTACTTTGAAGGATAAGCATGTTGAAATAAAAGGACAAAAAATAACTTTTTCATTCAAAGGAAAAAAAGGTATTATGCATCATGTGGATCTCAGAAGTAAGAGATTGGCAAGACTTGTACAGAAATGTAAGGATATTCCCGGCAAAGAGCTTTTTCAATATCTGGATGATGAAGGAAACCGGCATTCCATAGACTCTGGAATGGTGAATGACTACATTAAAGAAATAAGTGGTGAAGATTTCACAGCCAAGGATTTCAGAACCTGGTCAGGAACTGTAAATGCCCTGATTGCATTTAAAGAAATCGGGTATGCTGAAAATGACACTCAGTATAAAAAAAATGTAAAAGAAGCGTTGGACATCGTTGCTGAACATTTGGGAAATACCAATACGGTCTGCAGAAAATATTATGTCCATCCTTTAGTAATCAATCTTTACGAGAACAATACCATCAAGAAATATCTTGACGAGCTGGAAATCATTGAAGAAAATGATGGAAAAGCCGACCTTACCCAAGAGGAGAAGCTGGTGATTAAAATGTTGGAGAATGAGAAGTTGTAG
- a CDS encoding NAD(P)H-dependent oxidoreductase, with translation MKKIVIINGHPNKESFNFGVAEAYKSGAIEAGAEIKEIIIADLNFNPNLQFGYQKRMELEPDLLKAWEIIQWSDHLVWIHPVWWGGLPALMKGFIDRLFLPGLAYKYRENSLWWDKLLKGKTAHIITTIDQPGWYYRLMYGRPSVNQLKVSTLEFCGVKPVKVTYLGIIRNSNEKQREKWLKQVRFLGQKLK, from the coding sequence ATGAAAAAAATAGTTATAATCAATGGACATCCGAATAAGGAATCTTTCAATTTCGGTGTTGCAGAAGCGTATAAAAGCGGAGCTATAGAAGCAGGAGCAGAAATAAAAGAAATTATCATTGCAGATCTGAATTTTAATCCGAATTTACAATTTGGATATCAAAAAAGAATGGAACTCGAACCGGATTTGCTGAAGGCCTGGGAGATTATTCAGTGGTCGGATCATCTGGTATGGATACATCCTGTCTGGTGGGGAGGCTTACCCGCCTTGATGAAAGGCTTTATAGACCGGCTTTTTCTTCCGGGATTAGCTTATAAATACAGAGAGAATTCTTTGTGGTGGGATAAACTTCTAAAAGGAAAAACAGCTCACATCATCACAACAATCGATCAGCCGGGCTGGTATTACCGTTTGATGTACGGAAGACCAAGTGTGAATCAGCTTAAGGTATCAACACTGGAGTTTTGTGGAGTAAAGCCGGTGAAGGTAACCTATCTGGGGATTATCCGGAATTCTAATGAGAAGCAGAGGGAAAAGTGGTTGAAGCAGGTAAGATTTTTGGGACAAAAACTAAAATAG
- a CDS encoding urease accessory protein UreF, producing MNINFLSGLLHLADPTLPIGGYTHSNGLETYVQERIVHNLETAREFVQNMLQYNLKFNDGAFVKLAYKAAEKGDLQALLDLDNECNTIKCPKEIRQASQKLGLRLIKIFKRRDNFPLMDEFEKAVRNKEANSHYCIVFGVYAYLMKIPLYEALLGFYYTSVAGMITNAVKLVPLGQLDGQDILFALYPVMEKTVWETMELDRDMVGLCNTAFDIRCMQHERLYSRLYMS from the coding sequence ATGAACATAAACTTTTTATCAGGACTGCTTCATTTGGCAGATCCCACTCTTCCAATCGGTGGTTATACCCATTCCAACGGACTTGAAACGTATGTACAGGAAAGAATTGTTCATAATTTGGAGACTGCAAGAGAATTTGTGCAGAACATGCTTCAGTACAATCTTAAATTCAATGATGGAGCTTTTGTGAAACTGGCTTATAAAGCAGCTGAAAAAGGAGATTTACAGGCACTTTTGGATCTTGATAATGAATGTAACACGATAAAATGCCCAAAAGAAATCCGCCAGGCTAGTCAGAAATTAGGATTAAGATTGATAAAAATCTTCAAAAGAAGAGACAACTTTCCATTGATGGATGAATTCGAAAAGGCCGTTCGTAACAAAGAAGCTAATTCTCATTACTGTATTGTATTTGGAGTATATGCTTATTTAATGAAGATTCCTTTATACGAAGCATTACTGGGATTCTATTATACTTCTGTTGCGGGGATGATCACCAATGCAGTAAAGCTGGTTCCACTGGGACAGCTTGACGGGCAGGATATCTTATTCGCTTTATATCCGGTAATGGAAAAAACAGTTTGGGAAACCATGGAGCTGGACAGAGATATGGTAGGACTTTGCAATACAGCCTTTGACATCCGATGTATGCAGCACGAAAGACTGTATTCAAGACTTTATATGTCGTAA
- a CDS encoding urease accessory protein UreE: MLPSSFLKEGQRLYEGDILFEDAEKVIAINVLETDAIVMVPGSLLEMGTVCYEIGNKHIPLFIQDDKVLLPFEMPMFRWLEASGFKPEKQSVKLLNLLKSNVEPHGHGSLGSTIFTKILKMAAPKDE; this comes from the coding sequence ATGTTGCCATCAAGTTTTTTAAAAGAAGGGCAGCGTTTGTATGAAGGAGATATTCTTTTTGAGGATGCAGAAAAAGTAATCGCGATCAATGTTCTGGAAACAGATGCGATTGTAATGGTTCCCGGCTCTTTATTGGAAATGGGAACAGTATGCTATGAAATCGGAAACAAACATATTCCGCTCTTTATTCAGGATGATAAGGTGCTGCTTCCTTTTGAAATGCCCATGTTCAGATGGCTGGAAGCAAGCGGTTTTAAACCGGAAAAACAATCCGTAAAACTGCTTAATCTCCTAAAATCGAATGTAGAACCTCACGGACATGGAAGTCTTGGGTCTACAATTTTTACCAAAATCTTAAAAATGGCCGCTCCAAAAGATGAATAA
- a CDS encoding aminopeptidase P family protein: protein MTSKEKVAALREEMQKNNVDAFIVYSADPHMSEYLPEEWQERAWLSGFLGSAGFVVVTKDKAGLWTDGRYFTQAAIELDGSGIDLFKDGIEGTPNYIDWIISEIPTGGKVAVNALAASNANWELLSQKLNSKNITLADIPLLKEVWKDRGTPSANPIFVHPVERAGKSVADKLAAIRQEMEDQEATVHIISSLDDVAWTSNLRGSDVQSNPVFLGYIVITKNDAVLFTGLEKLEVEARKQMDDSFVKMMPYEEFYNYLKAFKNEKILVSPNSNQQIFETLKADNQFIKAPVPGNLMKAQKNETELEGFRTVMVRDGVAMVKFLYWLTHNAGKEAMNEYSIGEKLRDFRAAGENFVGESFGSIVGYKDNGAIMHYSAKKEGSKEVTNQDTILVDSGGQYLEGTTDITRTFALGTPSEEFKRNSTLVLQGLIRLSMVKFPKGTKGVQLDAIARLPLWMEAKDFNHGTGHGVGSFMNVHEGPQNIRKDLNPQELLPGMVLSNEPGYYLEGHYGIRHENLIAVKKAEKTIHGTFYEFETLTFCPFFKDTVVKEILSESEIAWLNGYHKTCEEKLAPHLEGEVKEWFLQLVSPL from the coding sequence ATGACTTCAAAGGAAAAAGTTGCTGCGCTTCGTGAAGAAATGCAGAAAAATAATGTTGATGCATTTATAGTATATTCTGCAGATCCACACATGAGTGAGTACCTTCCTGAAGAATGGCAGGAAAGAGCATGGCTGTCAGGATTCTTAGGTTCTGCCGGTTTTGTAGTAGTAACAAAAGACAAGGCTGGGCTTTGGACAGACGGAAGATACTTTACACAGGCTGCTATTGAACTGGACGGTTCAGGAATCGACCTTTTTAAAGACGGAATAGAAGGAACTCCTAATTATATAGATTGGATCATTTCTGAAATTCCGACTGGAGGTAAAGTGGCTGTCAATGCTTTAGCGGCTTCTAATGCTAACTGGGAACTCCTTTCTCAAAAATTAAATTCAAAAAATATTACCCTTGCAGATATTCCTCTTTTAAAGGAGGTTTGGAAAGACAGAGGAACACCATCTGCTAATCCAATCTTTGTACATCCTGTAGAAAGAGCCGGGAAATCTGTAGCAGACAAATTGGCTGCCATCCGTCAGGAAATGGAAGACCAGGAAGCAACGGTTCATATTATTTCAAGTCTTGATGATGTGGCATGGACTTCCAACCTGAGAGGAAGTGATGTACAGAGCAACCCTGTATTTTTAGGATATATTGTGATTACTAAAAATGATGCTGTTTTATTCACTGGTCTTGAAAAACTTGAAGTAGAAGCAAGAAAGCAAATGGACGATTCTTTCGTAAAAATGATGCCTTACGAAGAATTCTATAATTATCTGAAAGCTTTCAAAAATGAAAAAATATTGGTTTCCCCAAACAGCAACCAGCAGATTTTTGAAACATTAAAAGCGGATAACCAATTTATCAAAGCTCCCGTACCAGGAAACCTGATGAAAGCTCAGAAAAATGAAACTGAGTTGGAAGGCTTCAGAACAGTAATGGTAAGAGACGGAGTAGCGATGGTAAAATTCCTTTACTGGCTGACTCATAATGCAGGAAAAGAAGCGATGAATGAATATTCTATCGGTGAAAAACTGAGAGACTTCCGTGCTGCAGGAGAAAACTTTGTGGGAGAAAGCTTCGGTTCTATCGTTGGATACAAAGACAATGGAGCGATCATGCACTATTCTGCTAAAAAAGAAGGAAGTAAAGAGGTAACCAATCAAGATACAATCCTTGTAGATTCAGGAGGTCAGTACCTTGAAGGAACTACAGATATTACAAGAACTTTTGCACTGGGAACACCTTCTGAAGAGTTTAAAAGAAATTCTACATTGGTATTACAGGGATTGATCCGTTTATCTATGGTGAAGTTCCCTAAAGGCACAAAAGGAGTACAGCTTGATGCTATTGCAAGACTTCCGCTGTGGATGGAAGCTAAAGACTTCAACCACGGAACAGGACATGGAGTAGGAAGTTTCATGAATGTTCACGAAGGTCCGCAAAACATCAGAAAAGACTTAAATCCTCAGGAGCTTCTTCCGGGAATGGTGTTGTCCAACGAACCTGGATATTATCTTGAAGGGCATTACGGAATCCGTCATGAGAACCTTATTGCAGTAAAAAAAGCAGAGAAAACAATTCACGGAACCTTTTATGAATTTGAAACATTAACGTTCTGCCCATTCTTTAAAGATACTGTAGTAAAGGAAATTCTTTCAGAAAGTGAAATTGCATGGTTAAACGGTTACCATAAAACATGTGAAGAAAAGCTGGCTCCTCATTTGGAAGGAGAAGTGAAAGAATGGTTCTTACAACTGGTAAGCCCATTATAA
- a CDS encoding helix-turn-helix domain-containing protein, giving the protein MKSVTQKSPKQWINEIDINYSKALLHSSKDIAEIAYELNFHTASHFTQLFKKNCRDHPEGVQNSVFEQ; this is encoded by the coding sequence GTGAAAAGCGTCACTCAAAAATCACCGAAACAATGGATCAACGAGATTGATATCAATTACAGTAAAGCATTACTGCACTCCAGTAAAGACATTGCAGAAATTGCCTATGAACTGAACTTTCACACAGCATCCCATTTTACCCAGCTTTTCAAAAAAAATTGCAGGGATCACCCCGAAGGAGTACAGAACTCAGTTTTTGAGCAATAG
- a CDS encoding urea transporter yields MNEFFKKLPFLDNILKGIGQIMLQENRWTGLLFLIGIFMGSWQCGVAVLLSTAAGTFTAMKLKYSQSEINAGLYGFSAALVGVALAFLFETTVLIWVLIIVGGALASVIQHFFIQKRIPVFTFPFIVITWILVFVLHHFTHIPPSAMLSAEVIPSEYDDFLTCTNGFGEVIFQGGIISGIIFFLAVFISSPIAALYGLAASILGAGLSQVNGEPIKEIHMGLFGFNAVLSAIVFSGVKKTDGLWVLIAVLLTIIIDDLLIDNHCLDAVGGVFTFPFVAGTWITLLIQKVFLKTKV; encoded by the coding sequence ATGAACGAATTTTTCAAAAAACTACCTTTTTTAGACAATATTTTAAAAGGAATCGGGCAGATTATGCTTCAGGAAAACAGATGGACCGGGCTCTTGTTTCTAATAGGAATCTTTATGGGAAGCTGGCAGTGTGGCGTTGCAGTATTGCTGTCAACAGCAGCCGGAACCTTTACGGCCATGAAGCTTAAATATAGTCAGTCTGAAATCAATGCCGGATTATACGGGTTCAGTGCAGCACTTGTAGGAGTGGCATTGGCCTTTTTATTCGAAACAACAGTCTTGATTTGGGTGCTTATAATAGTAGGGGGTGCATTGGCTTCGGTTATTCAGCATTTCTTTATTCAAAAGAGAATTCCGGTTTTCACCTTTCCTTTCATTGTAATTACATGGATTCTTGTGTTTGTTTTGCACCATTTTACACATATTCCTCCCTCTGCTATGTTGAGTGCTGAGGTGATCCCTTCAGAATATGATGATTTTCTTACCTGTACCAACGGTTTTGGGGAAGTCATATTTCAGGGTGGTATAATTTCAGGAATAATATTCTTTCTGGCTGTTTTCATCAGCTCACCGATTGCAGCTTTATATGGATTAGCCGCATCTATTTTGGGTGCAGGACTATCACAGGTGAATGGAGAGCCAATCAAAGAAATCCACATGGGACTATTCGGATTCAATGCCGTACTTTCAGCCATTGTATTTTCAGGAGTTAAAAAAACAGATGGCTTATGGGTACTTATTGCCGTCCTTTTAACCATTATTATCGATGATCTTCTCATTGATAATCATTGTCTGGATGCTGTAGGCGGAGTATTTACTTTCCCATTTGTAGCTGGAACCTGGATCACTCTTTTAATTCAAAAAGTATTTCTTAAAACTAAAGTATAG
- a CDS encoding DUF6526 family protein, with protein MKQQNYNNHRKFYPPHHFIYLPLLIVLEILGIYKIWDDPGNQLIWILFSIVIFLLFYLAFMTRQHYALGLQNRIVILEFRQRYFEIFNRRSDETVEKLRFDQIAALRFTYDDEFKELLYRAIHENISGDEIKKSIKNWKPDLLRI; from the coding sequence ATGAAACAGCAGAACTACAATAACCACAGAAAATTTTATCCACCTCATCATTTTATTTATCTCCCTTTATTAATTGTTTTGGAGATTTTGGGAATCTATAAAATCTGGGATGATCCTGGTAACCAGCTGATCTGGATTTTATTTTCAATTGTGATTTTTCTGCTTTTTTATCTGGCATTTATGACCAGACAGCATTATGCATTAGGTCTTCAAAATCGTATCGTGATTCTTGAATTTAGACAGCGGTATTTTGAAATTTTTAATAGAAGATCTGATGAAACGGTTGAAAAATTAAGGTTCGATCAGATTGCAGCCTTAAGATTTACCTATGATGATGAATTTAAGGAACTTTTGTACAGGGCAATTCACGAGAATATTTCAGGAGATGAGATCAAAAAATCCATCAAAAACTGGAAGCCTGACCTGCTTCGAATTTAA
- a CDS encoding phosphatidate cytidylyltransferase: MKKWSLYSITILSLLTLTSCEAVGTIFKAGMWWGIFLVCVIVVILLLIFSKGKNS, translated from the coding sequence ATGAAAAAATGGAGCTTATACAGTATTACGATATTAAGTTTGTTAACATTAACAAGTTGTGAAGCAGTAGGAACAATCTTTAAAGCCGGAATGTGGTGGGGAATTTTCTTAGTCTGTGTAATAGTAGTGATTCTTTTACTGATCTTTTCGAAGGGTAAAAACTCTTAA
- a CDS encoding TonB-dependent receptor — translation MMAQEVEKQLSIKDAEDKFPIADALVKYDHGNSHTHTGTDGNFVIPVKSLPDTLVISRQGYDEVKWVVTNDDDKNKVIFLQHKPFQISEVAINHSSFLSAITKVDLNKFPVNSAQDLLRKVPGLFIAQHAGGGKAEQLFLRGFDADHGTDVSVNVDGMPVNIVSHAHGQGYSDLHFVIPETVNNIDFGKGAYYMDRGDFNTAGYVDFQTYNGLKNSMIKLEGGSFNSKRVMGMFNILHDDLGRKNAYIAAEYNYTDGPFDVKQNFNRVNIFGKYNQWLTDNDYFNIQFSTFNSSWNASGQIPERAVDEGIIGRWGSIDPTEGGKTSRTNLQMNFKHIISPSEQIDAMAFYSKYNFNLYSDFTFFLKDKDHGDEIQQTDGRNIYGAEVKYSKSFSLPNSSLNWISGIGVRNDDINTLQLNHVYHRDMLLDRLSDVNGTETNLHAYSGLVWKTGKWTINPALRVDHFIFNMHNLLDPEQLPSGQSKEATRVSPKLNFSYAQSDNVMWFLKTGMGFHSNDMRVVVTNQNENTLPYSIGADFGVRLHPFKSLIITPAVWYMDLQQEFVYVGDDAVVEPSGKSRRFGADLGIRFQPLENFYLNADINYSHARFIEEEKGQDYIPLAPVVTSTGSVNWDFLNGFSLGLQYRYLGERPAVEDNSIKTKAYFVNDLMLSYNRQKWGANIQVNNLFNVKWNEAQFATETQLKGEAEPITDLTYTPGSPFGVRVGVYYKF, via the coding sequence ATGATGGCGCAGGAAGTGGAAAAGCAGTTGTCAATCAAAGATGCAGAAGACAAATTTCCTATTGCAGATGCATTGGTAAAATATGACCACGGTAATAGCCATACTCACACGGGTACGGATGGTAATTTCGTTATTCCTGTAAAGTCACTTCCTGACACCTTAGTGATCAGCCGTCAGGGATATGATGAGGTAAAATGGGTGGTTACCAATGATGATGATAAAAACAAAGTTATTTTTTTACAGCATAAACCATTTCAGATTTCGGAAGTAGCGATTAATCACAGTTCTTTTTTATCTGCTATTACAAAAGTAGATCTGAATAAATTTCCTGTGAATTCAGCACAGGATTTATTAAGAAAAGTACCAGGATTATTCATTGCACAGCATGCAGGAGGAGGAAAAGCAGAACAGCTTTTTTTGAGAGGATTTGATGCTGATCACGGAACAGACGTAAGTGTAAATGTAGACGGAATGCCGGTGAATATTGTATCTCATGCCCATGGACAGGGCTATTCTGATCTTCACTTTGTAATTCCTGAAACGGTAAACAATATTGATTTCGGAAAAGGAGCTTATTATATGGATCGTGGAGACTTCAATACAGCTGGATATGTAGATTTTCAAACGTATAATGGATTGAAAAATAGCATGATTAAGCTTGAAGGGGGTTCATTCAATTCAAAAAGGGTCATGGGAATGTTCAATATTCTACATGATGATCTGGGAAGAAAAAATGCTTATATCGCAGCAGAATACAATTATACAGATGGTCCTTTTGATGTAAAACAAAATTTCAACAGGGTAAATATTTTTGGGAAATATAACCAATGGCTTACTGATAATGATTACTTCAATATCCAGTTTTCAACCTTCAATTCTTCATGGAATGCTTCTGGACAGATTCCGGAGCGTGCCGTAGATGAAGGGATCATTGGCAGATGGGGAAGTATAGATCCTACCGAAGGCGGGAAAACTTCCAGAACAAACCTTCAGATGAATTTTAAGCATATTATTTCTCCTTCTGAACAGATTGATGCGATGGCTTTTTATTCAAAATACAATTTCAATCTGTATTCTGATTTTACATTTTTCTTAAAAGATAAAGATCACGGCGATGAAATCCAGCAGACAGACGGAAGGAATATCTACGGTGCAGAAGTTAAATATTCAAAAAGCTTCTCTCTTCCTAACAGTTCATTGAATTGGATTTCCGGAATAGGCGTAAGAAACGATGATATCAATACCTTGCAGCTGAATCACGTTTACCACAGAGATATGTTGCTTGACAGACTGTCTGATGTGAACGGAACAGAAACGAACCTTCACGCCTATTCAGGGTTGGTTTGGAAAACCGGTAAATGGACAATTAATCCAGCATTGAGAGTAGATCATTTTATCTTTAATATGCATAATTTGCTGGATCCTGAACAATTACCTTCCGGACAGTCGAAAGAAGCAACCAGAGTAAGCCCTAAACTGAACTTCTCTTATGCTCAGAGCGATAACGTAATGTGGTTCCTGAAAACAGGAATGGGATTCCATTCCAACGATATGAGAGTAGTGGTGACCAATCAAAATGAAAACACCCTTCCATATTCTATCGGTGCTGATTTCGGGGTAAGATTACATCCGTTCAAGTCATTGATTATTACTCCAGCAGTATGGTATATGGATCTGCAACAGGAATTTGTTTATGTAGGAGATGATGCTGTAGTAGAACCATCCGGAAAGTCAAGACGTTTCGGGGCAGATCTGGGAATCCGTTTCCAGCCATTGGAAAACTTTTATTTGAATGCAGACATCAATTATTCGCACGCAAGATTTATTGAAGAAGAAAAAGGGCAGGATTATATTCCACTGGCACCGGTAGTGACCAGTACAGGATCTGTAAACTGGGATTTCCTGAATGGGTTTTCTTTAGGTCTTCAATACCGTTATCTTGGTGAAAGACCTGCCGTAGAGGATAACAGTATTAAGACAAAAGCTTATTTCGTTAATGACCTGATGCTGTCTTACAACCGTCAGAAATGGGGAGCTAACATTCAGGTCAACAACCTGTTCAATGTAAAATGGAACGAAGCTCAGTTTGCTACAGAAACCCAGCTGAAAGGCGAAGCAGAACCTATCACAGATCTTACCTATACACCGGGAAGCCCATTTGGAGTAAGAGTGGGAGTGTACTATAAGTTCTAG
- a CDS encoding urease accessory protein UreD, which yields MDSRLKIIAGFKGGESYVKDLYVSLPFRVVSVGQRKSDKKLYQMVMSSSPGILDGDHYHLDVALEKGSSLQLQSQSYQRLFNMENKAVQELNVTMEDETSFAYVPHPIVPHEDSNFKSKANVHIGKNSQIIISEIITCGRKHYGEVFKLRRFQNLMEIYHNNKLVVKDNVVIQPDLIPISSIGNLEQYTHQGTLIFYSTKENVDKNGLIEEIVEAAAQHIEDMEVGVSAMEDNGFVVRALGNGGELMYNFFLHVQEILWSLE from the coding sequence ATGGACAGTCGTTTAAAAATTATTGCAGGATTCAAGGGAGGAGAATCATATGTGAAAGATCTTTATGTCTCACTTCCTTTCAGAGTTGTTTCTGTAGGGCAGAGAAAAAGTGACAAAAAGCTCTATCAGATGGTGATGAGCTCCTCTCCGGGAATTCTGGACGGTGACCATTACCATCTGGATGTAGCTCTTGAAAAAGGATCTTCTCTTCAATTACAGTCGCAGTCGTATCAGAGGCTTTTTAATATGGAAAACAAAGCTGTTCAGGAACTGAATGTAACCATGGAAGATGAAACCTCTTTTGCCTATGTTCCGCATCCTATAGTTCCCCATGAAGATTCGAATTTTAAAAGTAAAGCGAATGTTCATATCGGAAAAAACAGTCAGATCATCATCAGTGAGATCATTACCTGTGGAAGAAAACATTATGGGGAAGTTTTCAAGCTGAGACGTTTCCAGAATCTTATGGAAATTTACCATAACAATAAACTGGTAGTAAAAGATAATGTGGTGATCCAGCCAGATTTGATCCCAATCAGCAGTATCGGTAATCTTGAGCAGTATACCCATCAAGGAACTCTGATTTTCTACAGTACAAAAGAAAATGTAGATAAAAATGGCTTGATCGAAGAGATTGTTGAAGCAGCCGCTCAGCATATTGAAGATATGGAAGTAGGGGTTTCAGCGATGGAAGATAATGGCTTTGTAGTAAGAGCTTTGGGGAATGGTGGAGAATTGATGTACAATTTCTTCCTGCATGTTCAGGAAATCCTTTGGTCATTGGAATAA
- a CDS encoding Crp/Fnr family transcriptional regulator, with protein MIHDFFRSFNLFSEDEIETFLKLFEIRKVSKNEYFIQEGEKCKEVAFIQSGIFRSFYLSDDGKDITYCFRFPNMMMAAYSSFISGCLSKESMQAITDAELLILKKEKMDTLIQDHLNWTKFLKMIAEQEYLELENRFFQFQRDSATQRYAALLENYPDYIQKIPLQYLASYLGITQRHLSRIRKEISF; from the coding sequence ATGATACATGATTTTTTTCGGAGTTTTAATCTGTTTTCAGAAGATGAAATTGAGACGTTTCTGAAGCTTTTTGAGATCAGGAAAGTCAGTAAGAACGAATATTTTATTCAGGAAGGTGAGAAATGTAAGGAAGTAGCTTTTATACAATCAGGGATTTTCCGTTCTTTCTATCTTTCTGATGACGGAAAAGATATCACCTATTGTTTCAGGTTTCCCAATATGATGATGGCAGCTTATTCATCATTTATTTCCGGCTGCCTTAGTAAAGAAAGTATGCAGGCGATTACAGATGCAGAGCTTTTGATTTTGAAGAAAGAAAAGATGGATACTTTGATTCAGGATCATCTCAACTGGACAAAGTTTTTAAAGATGATTGCCGAACAGGAATATCTTGAATTAGAAAATCGCTTTTTTCAGTTTCAGAGAGACAGTGCAACCCAGCGTTATGCAGCACTTCTTGAAAACTATCCGGATTATATTCAGAAAATCCCGTTACAGTATCTTGCTTCTTACCTGGGGATTACACAACGGCATTTAAGCCGCATCAGAAAAGAGATTTCTTTTTAG
- the ureG gene encoding urease accessory protein UreG, with translation MENRKYIKVGVAGPVGSGKTALLERLSRKLFGKYDLGVITNDIYTKEDAEFMAKNSLLPHDRIIGVETGGCPHTAIREDASMNLEAVDELAARFPEIELVLIESGGDNLSATFSPDLADVTIFIIDVAEGEKIPRKGGPGITRSDLLIINKIDLAPYVGASLEVMENDARRMRKGNPFVFTNLKTDEGLDKVIGWIKKYALLEEIEEPNLVR, from the coding sequence ATGGAAAACAGAAAATACATAAAAGTAGGAGTAGCAGGACCTGTAGGGTCAGGAAAAACTGCATTATTAGAACGTTTAAGCAGAAAATTATTCGGGAAATACGATCTTGGTGTCATTACCAATGATATTTATACTAAAGAAGATGCTGAATTTATGGCTAAAAACAGTCTTCTTCCTCACGACAGAATTATTGGGGTGGAAACAGGAGGATGCCCTCATACAGCGATTCGTGAAGATGCAAGTATGAACCTTGAAGCAGTAGACGAACTGGCAGCACGTTTTCCTGAAATTGAATTAGTTCTTATCGAGAGTGGAGGTGATAACCTTTCCGCAACTTTCAGTCCGGACCTTGCTGACGTTACTATTTTCATTATTGATGTTGCAGAAGGAGAAAAAATCCCTAGAAAAGGAGGCCCTGGTATTACAAGATCAGACTTATTGATCATCAATAAAATTGACCTTGCCCCTTATGTAGGAGCCAGCCTAGAAGTAATGGAGAATGATGCCAGAAGAATGAGAAAAGGGAATCCTTTTGTTTTTACCAACCTTAAAACAGATGAAGGGCTGGATAAAGTAATTGGATGGATCAAAAAATACGCTCTTTTAGAAGAAATTGAAGAACCGAACTTAGTAAGATAA